The segment AAGCATAAAATAATTATTCTCAGTGGAAAGGGTGGAGTTGGTAAAAGCACAGTGGCTGTAAATTTAGCTTATAGCTTAGCAGAAAAAGGGAAAAAAGTAGGCATTCTTGATGTAGATATTCACGGACCTTCTACCGCGAAGCTGCTGGGTATAGAGGGAAAGGTTTTAACTTCCAAGAAAAAAGGTGATAGACCTGAACCAATTCGTGTGGACGAAAATTTGTATGCACTGACAATTGCCTCACTTTTGGGCAGTCCTGATAATCCGGTAATCTGGCGTGGCCCTCTTAAGATGAAATTGATAAGACAATTCTTGCAGGATATAGAATGGCCCCCTTTAGATTACCTTATTGTTGATAGCCCGCCTGGAACAGGCGATGAGCCACTTTCTGCTGTTCAGATTATAGGAAAAATGGATGGAGCTATTATAGTTTCCACACCTCAAGACCTTTCCCTTCTTGATGCTCGTAAAACAATAAATTTTTCCCGTAAAGTGAATGTCCCAGTTATTGGCATTATTCAAAATATGACTGCTTTTAAATGTCCTTATTGCGGCAAATTAATTGATATTTTTGAAGGTACAGGAACAGAAAAAGCAGCAAAAGATTTTGGTGTAGAAATTCTGGGTAAAATCCCAATTGATAAAAAAATTGTTGAAACTGGTGACAGGGGTAAAGCATATATAAAAGATTATAAAGACTCAGAATCTGCAAAAGCAATGGCAAGCATAGTTGATAGAATAATAGAAAAGATTTAAAACTATCCCGACAGGTCGGGATCCCGATTCATCGGGAAAAGATTAAAAAGATTGGAGATGATATGCTCAAATTTGCAATACCAACGATAGATAAAAAACTATGTGCTCACTTTGGACGGTGTAACGAATTTGCAATTATTGATGTTCACCCCGTTAGAAATAGCGCCACTAAGCAAAATGCTCCCGACAAATATCGGGAGACTTCTAACGGGGTAAATAACAAAATAACAAATACTCAATTCGTTAAACCGCCTTATCATGAACCTGGAGTTTTTCCCGAATGGCTTCACGAACAAGGTGTAACACATATTATTTCAGCAGGAATGGGAAGAAAAGCCCAAGCATTGTTTGAAGAAAATAATATTGAAGTTTGTATTGGTGCAGAAGCAAAAACACCCGAGGAATTAGTTACAGATTTTGTAAATAATAATTTAATCGTTGGTGAAAATTTATGTGAACATTAAATTCTGTTCCCACAATTATAGAGATTATATAAAAACAAGATTTACACACCCCATTATGATAAATCTTCCTTTAGTAGATTTATCGTAACACCCCTCTCCCGCCAAAGGGCGGACAGGCAAGAGGGGATTTCTATCAAAATTGGTGTTCAGTTTTGGGCTGAAAACTGTGGGTATTTCTCAAGATACTATTTTTTCACATCTTCATAGATTTCTTTAAAAGAATACATTTAAAGCAATTTTCAAACTATACATATAATTTATCCTGATGAGTTAATTTGATATTTATTTGCATAACCTTTCCTGTATAAAAAAGCCCAGCACTAATTTGTGCTGGGTTTGGGTGACCCAGACGTATCGTCGGGCAAACCTTTTATGCTATGTTATATGAAATTGCAGCCATCTTAACTTACTCCTTTTTATGCACAGGATGTTTTGCGTTCTCTTTATTTGATTGTTTATTTTCAGTCTTTTTCTCAAGCTGATAATTATAGAATCGTTCCGTA is part of the Candidatus Cloacimonadota bacterium genome and harbors:
- a CDS encoding Mrp/NBP35 family ATP-binding protein encodes the protein KHKIIILSGKGGVGKSTVAVNLAYSLAEKGKKVGILDVDIHGPSTAKLLGIEGKVLTSKKKGDRPEPIRVDENLYALTIASLLGSPDNPVIWRGPLKMKLIRQFLQDIEWPPLDYLIVDSPPGTGDEPLSAVQIIGKMDGAIIVSTPQDLSLLDARKTINFSRKVNVPVIGIIQNMTAFKCPYCGKLIDIFEGTGTEKAAKDFGVEILGKIPIDKKIVETGDRGKAYIKDYKDSESAKAMASIVDRIIEKI
- a CDS encoding NifB/NifX family molybdenum-iron cluster-binding protein, with amino-acid sequence MLKFAIPTIDKKLCAHFGRCNEFAIIDVHPVRNSATKQNAPDKYRETSNGVNNKITNTQFVKPPYHEPGVFPEWLHEQGVTHIISAGMGRKAQALFEENNIEVCIGAEAKTPEELVTDFVNNNLIVGENLCEH